The Calypte anna isolate BGI_N300 chromosome 1, bCalAnn1_v1.p, whole genome shotgun sequence region CAGTGAATGTAGCTACCAACAGAGGTGGGTAATGGAGGCTGCcacttaaaataaattgaaCTTTCCAAGATATTTATTTCTCCATTATCTAAAAACATAGTGGCAGGGACCGGGCTACTcaagtaaaatagaaaacacaGTACTGAGGTGTTGCTGGGGTGATTCCACAACCCCAGAAAACAGGTTGTGGTACACATGAAAAtcaattgtatttatttttttaggtgACAAATGAGTTTCTTTAATGTGTGGGGAACATTTTAAGAAATTCGGAGAGcggttttctgaagaaaactatCCTGTTTGGAAAATTATATCTCTTGACTGATATTCTGCTTCGAAATTGTGAAGACACAACGtgaccccagcagcacagattCACCTGGAACTGGGACTCACCTGAAAAATCATCAGAGAAACCAACACAAGACCTCAAGATCTTTCAGCATTGCACATGAGAAAAACTTCTTAGCTGTCCTTCAGAAGCCAGTATTCCTAACTGAAACTATTCATGCCATTTAggtaaatatataattatttttctttaattaccTACAGCAAATTCATTGTAATTACTTTATTCCCGTCTCCTGTACAAGTAGTCCGAGTACACGGGTTTTTACGCCTTTTATCACTAGGTGGCGATGTGAGAAGCAAGAAAAGGGATTAGGACAAGGAAAAGCCCTGTACCCAGAAAAAATTAACTTCCATCGCAGTTTGGAGGAAACATTAAATCCTGAGCAAACTTACATAcgattatttattttaaaattcacgAACTGACTTTAagtttaaagcaattaaaagaaatgtcagcccagggctATAAATCCCATAATGCAGTATAATCCTTGAATTATAACCCTTCTAATCCttgcaatataaatattttgatgGGAATTTAACCCACCAGCTACAAAAACACTTTACCACACCCCTTCACCCTAGGATATCCATAGTAGTTCTGTGCAAATAATATGAGAAAGAATTGCCTTTCATTTCCAGCTATTTCCTCACCTTGTGGTTTCTTTACCACATATTTTAAAGAACTACAGAAGCTTTTAAAGGGTCTTGTTAACACAGTgcaaaaaatggaaacagaatgaGTTCCAAGGTAGCAGTTTTTCTCTACCACAGaccaagaaaagcagaacaaatttAAGACACAAATCCTGTGATTAAAATTCATCAGTGATAGTATTAGCTCTGAACAGAATACAGCATCCTATTCAGTAAATGttttaaccaaaaaaatcaacagaagcTCGTTATTGTACATGCTAATATTTTCTTGTGATTTACAATAatccagaaaaatgttttgtttgttcaatGCCAAACATTTTACAATGTGAATTTATTGTACCCTCCATCTCCCAAATTTCTCAGCTGCAATACCCTCACTTCCCCCTGTGACTCAATGTTCAGGCCACCTCTCCATCCCCTAAGATCCATTTCTGGGGCTCTCCACATGAGGGTCAACTccagctgagagcagcacaggtgCTCAGCACCTCAGTCCGTGCTGCAAAGGTGCTGTAACAAAGAGAAAGCGGAGCTGGGAGGTCTCACCTCAGCCACTGGCACTACGGGGGCTTCTCTACATCACCCAGACTCTGGTTTTCCACATGGATACAGAACAAACTGCAGAGAACCGCAGCCCTCAGCAGGCTCCTGCTTCTTCCTGAGAGGCCCtatgaggagctgcaggcagcatacacaaaatgtaatttaaaaacaccaaagaaagCCTTGTTTTCTTCTAAGAGGCCCACAGAGAGTGGGTGAGCTGGCAGAGGCCTTCCCAAGCATGGACACCCCTGGCATTTCTGCTCCTGGGGGGCCCTGGGCTGGCACTCCCACAACATCCCCACGGTTGCAGCTGCCACAACATTCTCTGCCACCTGCTTTCATGTCACTCATCATTTGGGGGTTGAATGCAACACATTTAGGTTTGTtcccaaggcagcagagaggaggaatgcTGGTGGCTGTGAAGCTACTGTTTCGGCCAGGGAAGCCTCaggctgggagaagggaaaCCTGAGTGAGCAGCCGCAggtggtggctgctggcacTCCCCATGGGGAGGTGCTTTGCGAGCACACAGATTTTACTCAGGAATACAGTTGGGTCGGGAAAAAGCACGGTCACAGAAAAGTCACCACACCCAAACTGTTAAAAACGTTGACTCGATGTTTCAGcagtaaaactttttattgagaacGTGAGAGCTATATAAGTAAAGCAGCGCACTGGGTGGCCAGGGAGATACCACTCCAGCAATCAGCTCACACCTTCAATAATGTAAAACCggcctttttatatttttcataaccccttcccctcagtctcccatcagtttatcattggttcCCATCCCGCGGGCTCCTCCAGCACTGGTTCCCGTTTCGCGGGCTTCGCCCTGTAGCCGAGGGGAACGGTTTCAtgtttcgcgggcttcgctctgttactgaggggaatggtcacgTGACGTCCCTGTTTCGCGGGGTTGGcccctcctgtttttctgaccCCTCTTCCCCACAAGCACGCCCAAACATacaccccaaacaaacagcccaagcaaacattattaaactgaaagatacactcaacaaaacaacaaactacaattttaaacccttatttttcacatgaaCATTGCTGCAAACCCCTTTCTAAGGTGCCCCATGACACCACCACCCGCCACGCCTCCCTGCCGGGTGGGACTCGAACCCGCGATCTCCGGCTCCCCAGCACCACGCGCCAATCCGCGGAGCCCGGGCACACCACGTGACACACCGCCCTCATGCCCTGCCGTGGCGTGCCGGCACTTCCGTAAACATCGCGGCAGCTGAGTGACAGGGGGATGGGCAAATCGCGGTGCGCGGAGCTCCTAGGGGCGGGGTCTCGCCTCAGCGGATCCGGCGCCCGGCGGCGGGAACGGCAGCGGTAACAGTAACGGTAACAGTAACGGCTGCTGCGCGAGTCCCTGAGGCGGTCTGGGTGTGCCAGGGccgcggggcgggcggggggaTGAGCTCTGCTGCGGCCCCCCGATGCTTTGGGACTCCAGAGCGGGCCGCCACAGCTAAGCTGGGCCTGACCCGGCCCGGCCCACCCCATCCCAGTGAGGGGCCCACCCCACTCTGGCGGGTCTGGCTGCGGGGCAGGCAGGCCGGGGTAGGCCCTCCCCGGCTGAGGGCAGCGGCTGCTCCTCTGTGAGAGTTTTCGGTGACGATGCTGTAGGAGCGGTGTaagctgctcctgagctgcagggaggCTGTCGTTCCCTTTTTAGGCTTCGAGTTTTGCAAGGGACGATGGGATTTGTAGCAGTGTTTCCGAGCTGGTTTTCCCGGTTTATTCCTGCTGGTTGTGGGTAGTTCTGCTCTTCTATGGTTTCTGAGTAAGGTATATCCTCATAGAAGTTATTGTGCATTCTTAGTTTTGTTTGGTGCTGATTTCTGCATGTGTCTCCATAATTGTTGATTCACAAGTGTATGTGATAAAATATTCATgttcctgtattttattttcctaatggTATAATATAGCAAGTGCTTTGTTTTACCAGTTTATGTTTTGGTGTGTTGTCACAGCCTCACAATGGAGATAAAAGCAGTTGTCAGGAGATATGAAACAAGAAATAAGACAGCAGGAACAAGACTGTCATCCAAATCCCGAGTTGATTGGAGACGCACTAAGAGGGAGCTCATTCTGCTTGACAGCAATGATGAATCCTCATGTGCATCAGAGGAGGAAGAGCCTACTACATCAGAAGATGAAGTAGATGAAAaagatggagctgctgtgagGAATATCCTTTCAGATCAGAAAGAGAAACCCCAAAGTGGTGAAGTAACAGAAGATGGTGAGGATGAATGCATTGtgcctgggaaaaggaagaggttGAACACCTCTGTCTTGTATGACAGTGATGAAAGTGAAGACAGTGATATACTTGTTAGAAAAGTTTTTGCCAAACGCCACTGTATAATGGATGAAGATGAGGGTTCTGAAGAACAGCAGCCAGATAAAACTTGCcctacagaaaatgtttttactaATAGGAAACAGAAAGTGtttgcaaaactgaaagaactCGCAAGACAAAGAGCGACTGGGAGATCCTGCAGCAGTGAAAATGATGAGGTCTGGATTTTATCTTTGAAATTCAATTGGGGAAAACACTGAATGTAGGGAATGGTGAATTTAGTCAGTTGGATTTCATTCTCTTTGGGTTTTATTAATGAAAAGTCAGTACTGTCACGTTTTAACAGATGCCAGATTAACTAACAACATGAACTACTGAAAACCTTTATCTGGAGTTTAATTTTAATCCCTGAGGATTTAAggctttcatttgctttttcagtcaTCCTGATTACTAAACAGATTAGAATGCAGGTGTCTACACAGTCTACACAGAAAGGAATAGCTATagcattctttttattttataaggAAGGGATACAAAGGCtatcaattatttttatcaagAAGCAAAATACCTGCTGAAGTAACATAGTGCTCATGTTGGCATATTTCCTACAAATAGAACGAAAAGAGATACATGGAATTGATTGATCTAAAGCTGGAAGTCATTGTCATGTACTACAGAATGATCCATTTTTTGGAAATGCATTATTTCCTGTTAGTTGAACAAATGATATTATTAGAAAGTTAAAAATCTTGTCCAGTATATGTATACCAGATAAGTGCAAATACTGAGCATCAGTGCAAATgctgaaaatacttctgttttaaaacttaattaGGATTCTAATGGTGAAGCAGAAACAGATGAGGAATCGCTCTGTCGCTTGTCCCTGACACCAGCAGAAGGTAGTGAAACTGATGGTGACAGCATGAAGGATTTTATAGtagatgaagaggaaaatgatACAGAGCATGTAAGGAGTGAAAACCAGCCACATTGGAAGGAACTGCATACATCAGATAGCGAGTTCCTGGCATACCACATCCCACAATGTAAGATCCAAATTAGTGGCAAATCTCTGTATATAATTTGGTTGTAATAACTTGGGTGCTGTAGTAGATGTTAATGGACTATAAATACAAATACTGCATAATAGGATGTGATAGCTTAAAAGCAGGTTCCTAGAAGGCTTCTGTTTATTGTGGCATTACTCTAATTTCCACAATAAACTTTTCCAGTCTTTCTTTACCTTATTAAAGGGAGGGTACAACTGGGAGTGGGCAGGAGGGAGACAGTTCCTTATTTAGGATGAAGCTGGCTACTTAAGGTGCAGCCATTACTGTGGGGTCCAAGGAACATCATCCTTCATCTTGTGTTATATACTAAAGAGCAGCTGTGTTAATTCTGGCCAAATTCTTGAGAGCAATGTAAAGTTCTTACCATGAgcttggggttttgtgtggctggggggtgtttttttaaaatgtgtttttattctaTGGTGCTGAGACTTGGGAGCACAGGTCTATAGCAGTCTCTGAATTCATTGGTGAATTCCACCTGAACAGAgaatcagagggaaaaaacttCTCAATTTGGTCTTTTTTGAAAATTGGTCTCTGAGTGGAGCAGAGAGACCTGAACCAGAATTTTGTGCTAGTACATTCACATATTTTGTTGTTCAGAAGCAGAGATGTGCTGACTGAGCAGTCAGTTGGGGATGGTCACAATCATTTGTGTATTTCTTGCCCAGTAAAGAGATGAGCAGAATTGTATCTGTATgaaagaaatttagaaaaaaagggaaaaaaccaaacaaccacaCCATACACCTGTCCTTCTCTGGTTTGCATTTTTACCTGTTACTGATAGAGTGAATTATTCTCTTTTAGTGTTTGTAGCTCTTACTGTGGAATCTTCTTGCTGAAAGGACGTGGATTTAGGATGCTAAAATCCATTAAATCATTGGAATGAGAAGCACTGTTGAAAGGCAAGGTTTTAAAGAtgtggattatttttaaatccatgttTAAATGACTTGAAAATTCTAAATTTAcagtaatggaaaaaagaattcttGTTACAGGAGTTTAACGTTGCTtatgtcttttttgttttgctgttgttgatAAACTGTGTTTATATTGCTTTCTTCCCAGTATCTCGCTGTGATCATTATATACACTTCCAAAGAATCATAAAGGCTTTCCTCATAAATGCAATTGATGACACTTTTCTGAGCTCATTGTATGGTAAGTAAATTGTGTTAAATAATAAAGCAGTGTATGCAAAATTACGCAAAGATGTTTATTCTAGGGAAAGGTGTGTCCCCTTATAGCATTGCAAGTCCTGAGATCTGTTGTTAGTTTTGCCATTCCTGAGATGTAGGGAAGTGGTTCTGTGTTAGTGATGAGTACTAACAGTTACAGCATGAAAGCTAAATGATTTTCAATGTAGATAGCTCTTTGAAAACATTGCAAGGTCATCTGATTTGTCAAAATATAATGTGCCtcataggtttttttcctggggaaTTTAATAGATAGTAAATAATATTAGTTAcgtagataatttttttttcttttcctttttttaacattgtGTTTTCAGTTAGAACAAATTTCAGTTGCAGTCAGCACTTCTTGTCATGTTCTTGCTGAGGAAGTGCTTTTTGGCATTTGGCCTCTTGGGGCTGAACAGCAACCTCAAGTGTAGTTTCAGAAGCACTGTAGAGATGGGATTAGTGACAGGACTGTCAGTGACAGGTTGTGGAAGGAGTCAGCAAAGTGCCAAAGAGAGGGAGTTTTGGAtctgtgaggcaatggagaagaaaaccacaggTTTCAGAAGAAAGGATGTGTATTCTTGAAACTAAAAATGTCTTTCACCTTAGTTCTTTTAGGtgctagttttatttttgtttaactgAGTGAAAACAAGTTATGAAAAGTAGTTAAG contains the following coding sequences:
- the CCDC82 gene encoding coiled-coil domain-containing protein 82 yields the protein MEIKAVVRRYETRNKTAGTRLSSKSRVDWRRTKRELILLDSNDESSCASEEEEPTTSEDEVDEKDGAAVRNILSDQKEKPQSGEVTEDGEDECIVPGKRKRLNTSVLYDSDESEDSDILVRKVFAKRHCIMDEDEGSEEQQPDKTCPTENVFTNRKQKVFAKLKELARQRATGRSCSSENDEDSNGEAETDEESLCRLSLTPAEGSETDGDSMKDFIVDEEENDTEHVRSENQPHWKELHTSDSEFLAYHIPQLSRCDHYIHFQRIIKAFLINAIDDTFLSSLYDGTRQKKYAQDMLLSLHYLDDRFIQPRLENLISRSRWKDRYKERVDCYPDVRIILKNPKNISCQACEMNRYCKFNVLLSGKLYNSRTLEADDFMSDDKQVLKVGTVCANRTRIYHNLKHFKYKLYMDCSSVTELDGVEDEPVKDTVERLFSQLEDSGWIQKRYNDLEDYMNDADNFQEEKMD